A DNA window from Ctenopharyngodon idella isolate HZGC_01 chromosome 8, HZGC01, whole genome shotgun sequence contains the following coding sequences:
- the si:ch211-261n11.8 gene encoding LOW QUALITY PROTEIN: tumor necrosis factor receptor superfamily member 14 (The sequence of the model RefSeq protein was modified relative to this genomic sequence to represent the inferred CDS: deleted 1 base in 1 codon) — MTKEFVIAIFLFVLCTLLGLGKACGPSEYKSAIGECCPMCNIGTVVRRDCIGDLSTSCQPCAPETFMNEPNGLHTCFPCKTCAESQGLYIQSKCSTIKNTICDVLDGYYCRDYSNSQCLHALKHSVCAPGQETKSPGTKTSDTVCVDCPPGFYSPSGLNCIRWTDCTARNEIEAEKGSSEKDVTCTPKIRERYGLILAVVLTSLLYIILLLISQSTSCKLKHPIEETTPADAT, encoded by the exons ATGACAAAGGAGTTTGTGATTGCCATTTTTCTTTTCG TTCTTTGTACACTTCTCGGGCTTGGAAAAGCTTGTGGGCCGAGTGAATATAAATCAGCTATTGGGGAGTGTTGTCCGATGTGCAATATTG GAACAGTAGTTCGCCGTGACTGTATTGGGGATTTGAGCACCTCATGCCAACCTTGTGCTCCAGAAACATTCATGAATGAACCTAATGGTCTTCATACATGCTTCCCATGCAAAACCTGTGCTGAaa GTCAAGGACTTTACATTCAGAGTAAATGCAGCACAATAAAAAACACCATCTGTGATGTGCTTGATGGTTATTACTGC AGGGATTACTCCAATTCACAGTGCCTTCATGCTCTAAAACACAGTGTTTGTGCACCAGGACAAGAAACAAAATCACCAG GAACAAAGACATCAGATACAGTTTGTGTGGACTGCCCACCTGGGTTTTATTCTCCATCAGGTCTGAACTGCATCAGGTGGACAGA TTGTACAGCTAGGAATGAAATAGAAGCAGAAAAGGGCAGCTCTGAAAAAGATGTCACATGCACACCAAAAATACGGGAAAGATATGGTCTCATACTTGCAGTGGTTTTAACATCACTGCTCTACATAATTCTACTCCTGATCTCACAGAGCACAA gTTGTAAACTTAAA CATCCTATTGAAGAAACAACCCCTGCAGATGCAACATAA